In a genomic window of Helianthus annuus cultivar XRQ/B chromosome 10, HanXRQr2.0-SUNRISE, whole genome shotgun sequence:
- the LOC110884895 gene encoding cytochrome P450 93A3: MPDFSGYLFLFLIWLISTILIRTYFKSKSDKPHLPPSPFALPIIGHLHLLAPIPHQAFHKLSLRYGPVFRLFLGSVPCVVACSPEMAKEFLKTYENAYLDRPQNSAVAYLTYGSQDFSFAPYGSYWKFMKKIVMSQLLNGTTLDLLLPVRQDEINRFMKSLFQKAKIGKAVDLDGELVKMSNNVISRMLMSERCSENEDEAGEMKKLVTEIAEITGKFNLSDYIWIFKNLDVQGFRKRLKDIRRRFDGLIERIIKEHVESRKQESGKAKDLLNILLDVAEDETMEIKLTRENIKAFILDIFAAGTDTSAITVEWALAELINHPNILKKAVEEIDQVIGKKRLLQETDIPNLPYLQAIVKETLRLHSTGPMILRQSTEDCTVAGYHIPANTTIFINVWALGRDPNHWENPLEFRPERFEQHNLDVRGQHFHMLPFGSGRRMCPGTSLALQVIQTTLGSMIQCFDWKAGEDGNLSSVDMEEGLGITLPRANPLVCIPVARLDPIPL, translated from the exons ATGCCTGATTTCAGTGGCTACCTCTTCCTCTTTCTCATATGGCTGATCTCCACCATCTTGATTCGGACTTATTTCAAATCTAAAAGTGATAAACCTCATCTTCCACCAAGCCCATTTGCCCTACCGATCATCGGACATCTCCACCTACTTGCTCCAATACCACATCAGGCTTTTCACAAACTTTCACTTCGTTATGGACCGGTTTTTCGCCTCTTTCTGGGTTCTGTACCTTGTGTGGTGGCTTGTTCACCAGAAATGGCAAAAGAGTTTCTTAAAACATATGAAAACGCCTATTTAGATCGACCTCAAAACTCAGCGGTGGCGTACCTGACTTATGGATCACAAGACTTCTCCTTTGCTCCATATGGATCTTATTGGAAATTCATGAAGAAGATAGTCATGTCACAACTCCTAAATGGTACAACTCTTGACTTGCTGCTTCCAGTTAGACAAGATGAGATTAATCGTTTCATGAAGTCACTATTCCAAAAGGCCAAAATAGGGAAGGCGGTGGATCTTGATGGGGAGTTGGTGAAGATGTCAAACAATGTAATATCTAGAATGCTTATGAGTGAAAGGTGTTCAGAGAATGAAGATGAGGCTGGGGAAATGAAGAAATTGGTTACTGAGATAGCCGAGATTACCGGTAAGTTTAACCTCTCGGACTACATCTGGATCTTTAAGAATCTAGATGTTCAAGGGTTTAGGAAAAGGTTGAAGGATATTCGTAGAAGATTTGATGGATTGATAGAAAGGATCATTAAAGAGCATGTGGAATCAAGAAAGCAGGAGTCAGGAAAAGCGAAGGACTTGCTTAACATTTTACTAGATGTAGCAGAAGATGAAACCATGGAGATAAAGTTGACAAGAGAGAACATTAAAGCCTTCATTCTG GATATATTTGCGGCTGGAACAGACACTTCGGCGATCACAGTAGAATGGGCACTAGCAGAACTCATCAACCATCCAAACATATTGAAAAAAGCAGTAGAAGAAATCGATCAAGTGATTGGAAAAAAACGACTTTTACAAGAAACAGATATACCAAACCTTCCATACCTCCAAGCGATTGTCAAGGAAACACTACGACTCCACTCTACAGGCCCGATGATATTAAGACAGTCAACAGAAGATTGTACAGTGGCTGGTTACCATATTCCAGCAAACACTACTATTTTCATCAATGTTTGGGCACTCGGCAGAGACCCAAACCATTGGGAAAACCCACTTGAATTTAGGCCTGAACGTTTTGAACAACACAACTTGGATGTGAGAGGACAACATTTTCACATGTTACCATTTGGTAGTGGGAGGAGAATGTGTCCTGGAACTTCATTGGCATTGCAAGTGATACAAACAACACTTGGTTCTATGATTCAGTGCTTTGATTGGAAGGCTGGGGAAGATGGAAATCTTTCTAGTGTTGATATGGAAGAGGGACTTGGGATCACACTTCCTAGAGCAAACCCTTTGGTTTGTATCCCTGTTGCCCGGCTTGATCCTATCCCATTGTAA